Proteins co-encoded in one Corynebacterium tuberculostearicum genomic window:
- a CDS encoding metal ABC transporter solute-binding protein, Zn/Mn family: MIAEFLDSLLSHGYLQKALITSVIVGVACGIVGSFIVLRGMALIGDAISHAVLPGVAASYLLGTNLFLGAVVAGLLATLAIGLISERSTVKNDSAIGIVFSTFFAIGVLLMAKAQTATDLTEILFGNVLTVQDADRNLSIGIAAAVLILTLVFYKELKLSTFDPVMAQSAGVPVRAIHYGLMVVLTLVTVISLQTVGVILVVSLLITPASAAYLLTNRLGVMIGLSVAISALSSVVGLFLSYSYNVSSGVTIVLTASALFLLAFLFAPGKGLIARSLGNKPLAALLALLVGGALVFGAVTFSTEEKADGEQLNVVTTFTLLADLVEEIGGEAVDVHNLVPTGTDPHDYDPLPADLDATSDADLLFYNGLNLEGGEHGWLAKLKNTAGLDDSQMVEATKGVEPKYLKDEKGNQEINPHAFLDPTVGIAMAENVTAALAEALPERAEHIEEKGAEYKAMLESIDADYREQIGALPKEDRVLVASEHAFQYMVDTYGMEQLYIWQIDTDENGSPAQIGHLVRQLKDKRPKHLFVESNVDTRPMKTVSKEAGIPIFDEPLHSDELGKPGTVAGTYEDFLRSNLKTMIAGLKR; the protein is encoded by the coding sequence ATGATCGCGGAGTTCCTCGACTCACTACTCAGCCACGGCTACCTGCAAAAAGCGCTGATCACCTCGGTGATCGTGGGCGTGGCCTGCGGCATCGTCGGCAGCTTCATCGTGCTGCGCGGCATGGCCCTGATCGGCGACGCCATCTCGCACGCCGTACTACCGGGGGTCGCGGCCTCCTACCTGCTCGGCACGAACCTCTTCCTCGGGGCGGTGGTCGCGGGTCTACTCGCCACACTGGCGATCGGGCTGATCAGCGAACGCTCCACTGTGAAGAACGATTCGGCGATCGGCATCGTCTTTTCCACCTTCTTCGCGATCGGCGTGCTGCTCATGGCGAAAGCGCAGACGGCGACGGATCTGACGGAGATCCTCTTCGGCAACGTCCTGACCGTTCAGGACGCCGACCGCAACCTCTCGATCGGTATTGCCGCTGCCGTGCTGATTCTCACGCTGGTCTTTTACAAGGAGCTCAAGCTCAGCACCTTCGACCCCGTCATGGCGCAGTCGGCTGGCGTGCCCGTGCGGGCAATCCACTACGGGCTGATGGTGGTGCTCACGCTGGTGACGGTCATTTCCCTGCAGACGGTGGGCGTGATCCTGGTGGTCTCCCTGCTGATTACTCCGGCGTCGGCGGCGTACCTGCTGACGAACCGGCTGGGAGTGATGATCGGGCTTTCAGTGGCGATCTCGGCGCTCAGCTCCGTAGTGGGGCTGTTCCTGAGCTATAGCTACAACGTGTCCTCCGGCGTGACGATCGTGCTGACCGCCAGCGCGCTGTTCCTGCTGGCTTTCCTCTTCGCGCCAGGCAAGGGACTGATTGCTCGCTCGCTGGGCAATAAGCCACTGGCCGCGCTGTTGGCCCTCCTGGTGGGCGGTGCCCTCGTGTTCGGGGCCGTGACCTTCTCGACGGAGGAGAAGGCAGACGGTGAGCAGCTGAACGTCGTCACCACCTTCACGCTGCTGGCGGACCTGGTGGAGGAGATCGGCGGCGAGGCGGTGGACGTCCATAACCTCGTGCCGACCGGCACGGACCCGCACGACTACGACCCCCTGCCCGCGGACCTGGATGCGACGAGCGACGCCGACCTGCTGTTCTACAACGGGCTGAACCTCGAGGGCGGTGAGCACGGCTGGCTCGCGAAACTGAAAAACACCGCGGGCCTGGACGATTCCCAGATGGTCGAGGCCACCAAGGGCGTGGAACCGAAGTACCTCAAGGACGAAAAGGGCAATCAGGAGATCAACCCGCACGCCTTCCTGGACCCGACCGTCGGCATCGCGATGGCCGAGAACGTGACCGCGGCGCTGGCCGAGGCCCTGCCCGAGCGTGCCGAGCACATCGAGGAGAAGGGGGCGGAGTACAAGGCCATGCTGGAGAGCATCGACGCCGACTACCGCGAGCAGATCGGTGCGCTGCCGAAGGAGGATCGTGTGCTCGTGGCCAGTGAACATGCCTTCCAATACATGGTCGACACCTACGGCATGGAGCAGCTGTATATCTGGCAGATCGACACGGATGAAAACGGCTCCCCCGCGCAGATCGGACACCTCGTGCGCCAGCTGAAGGACAAGCGCCCGAAGCACCTGTTCGTGGAGTCGAACGTGGATACGCGCCCCATGAAGACCGTCTCGAAGGAGGCCGGGATTCCGATCTTCGACGAGCCACTGCACTCCGATGAGCTCGGCAAGCCGGGCACGGTCGCGGGAACCTACGAGGATTTCCTGCGCAGCAACTTGAAGACCATGATCGCGGGGCTGAAGCGCTAA
- a CDS encoding metal ABC transporter ATP-binding protein: protein MSISVQNLSVSYGANTAIRNISFTLDSPGMHGIIGPNGSGKSTLMKAMLQILDKHNVHGTGPTGAPAGYPVTLDGKAPAEQRRAIAYIEQRSDLDRNFPTSVFDTVLMGTYPRLGLFHRPGKAEREAATQALKDVDMWDFRHRHISELSGGQFQRVLFARAIVQDAEYIFLDEPFVGIDVPSEKTIVTLLRQMADAGKHVVVVHHDMNTVRGYYNDLIVLNGELVAAGPTEEVFVPDVLQKAFGALVIREPSAPAHPTPRQAALQEETA from the coding sequence ATGAGTATTAGCGTCCAGAACTTGAGCGTGAGCTACGGCGCGAACACCGCGATTCGGAACATCAGCTTCACCCTCGACTCCCCCGGCATGCACGGCATCATCGGCCCCAACGGCTCAGGCAAATCCACCCTCATGAAGGCGATGCTCCAGATCCTGGACAAACACAACGTCCACGGCACAGGCCCCACCGGCGCCCCTGCCGGCTACCCCGTCACCCTCGACGGCAAGGCCCCCGCCGAGCAGCGCCGCGCAATCGCTTATATCGAGCAGCGCTCTGACCTCGACCGCAACTTCCCCACCAGCGTCTTCGACACCGTCCTGATGGGCACTTACCCGCGCCTGGGTCTTTTCCACCGCCCCGGCAAGGCCGAACGCGAAGCAGCCACCCAGGCTCTCAAGGACGTCGACATGTGGGACTTTCGCCACCGCCACATCAGCGAACTCTCGGGCGGACAGTTCCAGCGCGTCCTCTTTGCCCGCGCCATCGTCCAGGACGCGGAGTACATCTTCCTGGACGAGCCCTTCGTCGGCATCGACGTCCCCAGCGAGAAGACGATCGTGACCCTGCTGCGGCAGATGGCGGACGCGGGCAAGCACGTCGTCGTCGTGCACCACGACATGAACACGGTGCGCGGCTACTACAACGACCTCATCGTCCTCAACGGCGAGCTCGTCGCGGCGGGTCCCACCGAGGAGGTCTTCGTCCCCGACGTGCTGCAGAAGGCCTTCGGCGCGCTCGTCATCCGCGAGCCGTCAGCACCAGCCCACCCCACGCCACGGCAGGCAGCCCTCCAGGAGGAGACAGCATGA
- a CDS encoding IS110 family transposase, with translation MSPEHSIDIFLGLDVGKSEHHACALDRDGNKVFDKPLPQLESELAGVFHQLQKLGTVLVIVDQPNTIGALPIAVARDCGCEVGYLPGLAMRKAADLYPGRAKTDKRDAFIIADTARTMPHTLRAVDRNDEVLSALKMLSGFDDDIARDCTRTVNRLRSVLTQIYPSLERVFAGSTLTRTPILELLIHYKGPQGLKRAGYQRVLNWMIKRTRKDPTPLVDDIFTALKAQTVTVPGSDAAELVIPQLAANIQALKEQRNTIAEQVEEMLADFPLCEVLMSMPGVGIKTAAQILLAIGDGSDFASAGHLAAYAGIAPVTRRSGSSIRGEFPARSGNKRLKNALFYSAFAVIRSHEPSRRYYERKRAEGKRHNAAVICLARRRCNVIYAMLKNKEFFREIPPRPVAA, from the coding sequence ATGTCTCCGGAGCATTCCATCGACATATTCCTTGGGTTAGACGTCGGCAAATCTGAACACCACGCCTGCGCCTTAGACCGTGATGGCAACAAGGTCTTCGACAAACCGTTGCCTCAACTCGAATCCGAACTAGCAGGCGTTTTTCACCAGCTTCAGAAGCTTGGCACCGTGCTCGTGATCGTCGACCAACCCAACACCATCGGCGCACTACCGATTGCTGTAGCCCGGGACTGCGGTTGCGAAGTCGGATACCTGCCAGGTCTTGCGATGCGCAAAGCTGCAGATCTCTATCCGGGACGTGCAAAAACAGACAAACGCGACGCATTCATCATCGCCGACACCGCCCGCACAATGCCCCACACGCTACGTGCCGTCGACCGCAATGATGAGGTACTCTCCGCCCTAAAGATGCTGTCCGGCTTCGATGATGACATCGCCCGCGATTGCACTCGCACTGTCAATCGGCTTCGCAGTGTCCTCACCCAGATCTACCCCAGCCTGGAACGAGTTTTTGCTGGTAGCACCCTGACTCGCACGCCGATCCTGGAATTATTGATCCATTACAAGGGACCGCAGGGGCTAAAAAGAGCCGGATACCAACGAGTGTTGAACTGGATGATCAAGCGCACACGTAAAGACCCCACCCCGCTGGTAGACGACATTTTTACAGCGCTGAAAGCTCAAACAGTCACCGTGCCTGGAAGCGATGCCGCCGAGTTAGTAATTCCTCAACTGGCTGCAAACATCCAGGCCCTCAAAGAGCAACGAAACACCATTGCTGAGCAGGTTGAAGAGATGCTCGCTGATTTCCCTCTTTGTGAGGTCTTGATGAGTATGCCCGGAGTCGGCATCAAGACCGCAGCGCAGATCCTTCTTGCGATCGGTGATGGCTCCGACTTCGCTAGTGCTGGCCACTTAGCTGCTTATGCTGGAATAGCACCCGTGACTAGACGATCCGGTTCGTCGATCAGAGGTGAATTCCCGGCACGGTCAGGCAATAAACGACTGAAAAACGCCTTGTTCTACTCCGCATTCGCAGTTATCCGCAGCCACGAACCGTCACGGCGGTATTACGAACGCAAACGCGCTGAAGGAAAACGCCACAACGCAGCAGTCATCTGCCTGGCACGACGCCGATGCAATGTCATCTACGCGATGCTGAAAAACAAGGAGTTCTTCCGCGAAATCCCGCCACGCCCCGTCGCCGCATAA
- a CDS encoding TetR/AcrR family transcriptional regulator translates to MQEELSLREQKRLETRLRVEDAATKLVDEQSFSAVTIERICEVAGISRRTFFNYFDSKESAVLGAPSTEFTEKMRESFLEEPTTSMVGLVLQLVRQHMEGHHINPTIRERRKRIANEPDAAAAAISRKRAKSIELIDLIEERLVQEPELRVLSSCSSNTEAMLIAGLVREALWLAMASPDADCSEDLDARLDTSFTLITDFMKGMRW, encoded by the coding sequence GTGCAAGAAGAACTATCACTACGCGAGCAGAAACGCCTTGAGACACGCCTGCGCGTAGAGGATGCCGCCACAAAGCTGGTGGATGAGCAGTCCTTTAGCGCGGTCACGATTGAGCGGATCTGCGAAGTAGCCGGTATTTCTCGGCGCACCTTCTTCAATTATTTCGACTCCAAAGAATCCGCTGTACTGGGAGCTCCAAGTACCGAGTTCACGGAGAAGATGCGGGAGTCCTTCCTCGAAGAGCCAACAACCAGCATGGTGGGACTGGTTCTCCAGCTGGTCAGGCAGCACATGGAAGGCCACCATATCAACCCGACTATCCGAGAGCGCCGCAAGCGCATCGCTAATGAGCCCGATGCAGCAGCTGCAGCGATAAGCCGGAAGCGCGCTAAATCCATCGAGCTCATCGATCTCATTGAAGAACGCCTCGTACAAGAACCGGAGCTTCGCGTCCTCTCTAGCTGTTCCTCCAACACCGAGGCGATGCTCATCGCCGGCCTCGTCCGCGAGGCCTTGTGGCTAGCGATGGCATCCCCCGATGCAGATTGCAGCGAAGACCTCGACGCACGTCTCGATACTTCATTTACGCTTATAACTGATTTTATGAAAGGAATGCGATGGTAG
- a CDS encoding MDR family MFS transporter — protein MVDAATKAPSQGQSRADNLGLIFSALMLTMLMSSLGQMIFSSALPTIVGELGGVDHMSWVISAFLVTMTIAMPISGKLGDMLGRKWLYIGGIATFVVGSTLGGFADSMTLLIIARAVQGFGAGFMMISSQSIIAEVTSSRERGKFMGIMGGVFGLSSVLGPVLGGWFTDGPGWRWGMWMNIPLGILAIIVCTLVLHLRVGDADMKRFDWLGATFIAITTASLILMTTWGGTEYEWGSSMILTLGAITIVGAIITVLVELRAKEPLIPVRLFKNRNMTLTTLSGVVLGLAMFGVLGYMPTYLQMVHTLTPTKAGLMMIPMMVGLIGTSTGVGFIIARTGNYKIYPIIGLAITAGALFWMSHLTVETSLMQLGCEFLVFGIGLGMVIQVLVLIVQNSFPLSQVGTATAANNFFRQIGSALGASLVGSMFIHNMKDEMATRMPEAFQKMGPEGAAYAEKFGDASGGANNLTPDLVASFPKPIEEAILNSYNDGLTPVIALMVPLAIVALLLLLPLRQERLKETIN, from the coding sequence ATGGTAGATGCGGCCACGAAGGCCCCTTCGCAGGGCCAGTCCCGAGCCGATAACCTCGGGCTCATTTTCTCGGCCTTGATGCTCACCATGCTGATGAGCTCCCTCGGCCAAATGATTTTCTCCTCAGCTCTCCCCACCATCGTTGGTGAGCTCGGCGGCGTCGACCACATGAGCTGGGTCATCTCCGCCTTCCTTGTCACCATGACCATCGCTATGCCTATTTCCGGCAAGTTGGGTGACATGCTGGGCCGCAAGTGGCTCTACATCGGCGGTATCGCCACCTTCGTTGTGGGCTCCACGCTAGGCGGCTTTGCCGACTCCATGACACTGCTCATCATCGCCCGCGCTGTGCAGGGCTTTGGTGCAGGTTTTATGATGATTTCTTCTCAGTCCATCATCGCCGAGGTGACCTCCTCCCGCGAGCGCGGCAAGTTCATGGGCATCATGGGCGGCGTCTTTGGGCTCTCCTCTGTCCTCGGCCCCGTCCTCGGTGGTTGGTTTACCGATGGCCCGGGCTGGCGCTGGGGCATGTGGATGAATATCCCCCTCGGCATTTTGGCTATTATCGTGTGCACCCTAGTGCTGCACCTGCGCGTTGGCGACGCTGACATGAAGCGCTTCGACTGGCTCGGCGCCACCTTTATCGCGATCACTACCGCTTCCCTTATCCTCATGACCACTTGGGGCGGCACTGAATATGAGTGGGGCTCGTCAATGATCCTCACGCTCGGCGCCATCACCATCGTTGGCGCAATCATTACCGTTCTGGTGGAACTGCGCGCTAAGGAGCCACTCATTCCGGTTCGCCTATTTAAGAACCGCAACATGACCCTGACTACCTTGTCCGGCGTGGTTCTTGGCCTAGCGATGTTCGGCGTTCTGGGCTATATGCCTACCTACCTACAGATGGTTCACACCCTGACCCCGACCAAGGCGGGTCTCATGATGATTCCGATGATGGTGGGCCTTATCGGCACTTCCACCGGTGTAGGCTTCATCATTGCAAGGACCGGCAATTATAAGATCTACCCCATTATTGGTTTGGCTATTACCGCCGGCGCATTGTTCTGGATGTCCCACCTTACTGTGGAGACTTCACTAATGCAGTTGGGCTGCGAGTTCCTCGTCTTCGGCATCGGCTTGGGCATGGTGATCCAGGTCCTCGTGCTCATTGTCCAGAACTCTTTCCCGCTGTCCCAGGTGGGTACGGCTACCGCGGCGAATAACTTCTTCCGCCAAATCGGCTCCGCCCTCGGTGCTTCTTTGGTTGGCTCCATGTTCATCCACAATATGAAGGATGAGATGGCCACCCGCATGCCGGAGGCATTCCAGAAGATGGGCCCGGAAGGTGCTGCCTACGCTGAGAAGTTTGGCGATGCTAGCGGTGGCGCGAATAACCTCACCCCGGATCTGGTTGCGTCCTTCCCCAAGCCGATCGAGGAGGCAATCCTCAATTCCTATAATGACGGCCTGACCCCGGTCATCGCGCTGATGGTCCCCCTAGCCATTGTCGCACTGCTGCTCCTCCTGCCACTGCGCCAGGAGCGCCTGAAGGAAACGATTAACTAA
- a CDS encoding GNAT family N-acetyltransferase: protein MSENAKQTSSDEKKKDFRIRAFTAADYPQMREIYEQGLNTGHATYETRSLTFEEFKSGKIMPSVHVAVEEDDDSKVLGWVSAAPVSTRTVFHGVVEDSIYLGSEAQGRGIGGALLDRLIEVCVDLHKWAIHSWIFPENTGSAGLHKSRGFVKVGTYSHMAKMTYGELAGQWRDTDVYELLLPKPEEKKR, encoded by the coding sequence ATGAGCGAGAACGCCAAGCAGACGTCTTCGGACGAGAAGAAGAAAGATTTCCGCATTCGCGCCTTTACTGCGGCGGACTATCCCCAGATGCGCGAGATCTATGAACAGGGGCTCAATACTGGGCACGCCACTTATGAGACCCGCTCCTTGACCTTTGAAGAGTTCAAATCCGGCAAGATTATGCCTTCGGTCCACGTGGCAGTGGAAGAAGATGATGATTCAAAGGTCCTAGGGTGGGTTTCTGCAGCGCCGGTATCTACTCGTACCGTCTTCCATGGAGTTGTAGAAGACTCCATCTACTTGGGCAGCGAGGCACAGGGGCGTGGCATTGGCGGCGCCCTCTTGGACCGCCTTATTGAGGTTTGTGTAGACCTGCATAAGTGGGCTATCCATTCGTGGATTTTCCCTGAAAATACAGGGTCTGCAGGGCTGCATAAGTCTCGCGGGTTCGTCAAAGTGGGCACCTACTCGCACATGGCCAAAATGACCTACGGTGAGCTTGCAGGGCAGTGGCGCGATACCGACGTCTATGAGCTGCTTTTGCCCAAACCAGAGGAAAAGAAGCGTTAG
- a CDS encoding PhoH family protein, with amino-acid sequence MTRSSVLSTPLATTENSVATKTYVVDTSVLLSDPWALRKFAEHDVVLPVVVISELEGKRHHPELGWFARQALRFLEGLRATYEALDQPVPVNVDGGTLRVELNHQDQSLLPAAFRGPEGDHRILACALNLAHEGKDTVLVTKDVPLRVKAGAVGVQADEYHAQDVVLTGYTGMATVHTSSDVIDALYRDGEVMLDGVETEKGTCVDELPVHCGLTLVAGAQSALGRMSADGVVELVRGDANAFGLQGRSAEQRIALDLLMDPSVGIVSIGGRAGTGKSALALCAGLEAVLEHGEHRRIVVFRPMYAVGGQSLGYLPGTESDKMNPWAQAVYDTLEGLVSENVMEEVHERGLIEVLPLTHIRGRSLHDAFVIVDEAQSLERNVLLTVLSRLGKGSRVVLTHDVAQRDNLRVGRHDGVQAVIEKLKGHELFAHITLQRSERSAIAELVTDLLEGGN; translated from the coding sequence ATGACTCGTTCCTCTGTACTTTCTACTCCGCTTGCCACTACCGAAAACTCCGTCGCTACCAAGACCTATGTAGTGGATACCTCGGTCTTGCTCTCTGACCCCTGGGCTCTGCGCAAATTTGCAGAGCACGACGTTGTCCTTCCCGTTGTGGTTATTTCCGAGTTGGAAGGAAAACGTCATCACCCGGAGCTTGGCTGGTTCGCCCGCCAAGCTCTTCGCTTTTTGGAGGGGCTGCGCGCTACCTATGAAGCACTAGACCAGCCGGTACCGGTTAACGTCGATGGCGGCACCCTTCGCGTGGAGCTCAATCACCAAGACCAATCTTTGCTTCCCGCAGCATTCCGTGGACCAGAGGGAGACCACCGCATCTTGGCCTGTGCGCTCAACCTTGCGCATGAAGGAAAAGACACCGTGCTGGTGACCAAGGACGTGCCTTTGCGCGTGAAAGCCGGCGCGGTGGGCGTGCAGGCAGATGAGTATCACGCCCAAGACGTGGTCCTGACTGGTTATACCGGTATGGCTACGGTGCACACTAGCTCCGATGTCATCGATGCGCTCTATCGTGATGGGGAAGTCATGCTAGACGGTGTCGAGACGGAAAAGGGTACTTGTGTTGATGAGCTGCCGGTGCATTGCGGATTGACTTTGGTGGCCGGAGCCCAGTCTGCACTGGGGCGGATGAGCGCTGACGGAGTGGTGGAGCTAGTTCGCGGTGACGCGAATGCGTTTGGCCTCCAGGGGCGCTCCGCGGAGCAGCGTATCGCCTTGGATCTGCTGATGGACCCAAGCGTAGGGATTGTCTCCATCGGCGGTCGCGCCGGCACTGGCAAGTCGGCACTTGCGCTGTGCGCCGGGCTGGAAGCCGTACTGGAGCATGGCGAACACCGCCGCATTGTAGTCTTCCGCCCGATGTATGCCGTAGGCGGACAATCGCTGGGATATCTTCCTGGTACCGAATCAGACAAGATGAACCCGTGGGCGCAGGCGGTCTATGACACCCTTGAAGGGCTCGTATCTGAAAACGTCATGGAAGAGGTGCATGAGCGCGGACTCATTGAAGTCTTGCCGCTGACGCATATTCGCGGCCGTTCCTTGCATGATGCCTTTGTCATCGTGGATGAGGCGCAGTCCCTTGAGCGAAATGTATTGCTTACCGTGCTCTCCCGTTTGGGCAAGGGCTCTCGCGTAGTACTAACTCATGACGTAGCGCAGCGCGATAACCTTCGCGTGGGCCGCCATGACGGAGTCCAAGCAGTGATTGAAAAGCTCAAGGGGCATGAGCTTTTTGCCCACATCACTCTGCAGCGCTCCGAGCGCTCAGCTATTGCTGAGCTGGTCACCGACCTGCTGGAAGGTGGAAACTAG
- a CDS encoding LGFP repeat-containing protein, whose amino-acid sequence MQKMTRRIAGGFAAATLSVALVACSDAEDAANDAKDSAGSVAADATDAAGSAAAEATSDKDKDADSSESEDAADSESDDADEKDDADDKDGATKSIATANGDVEVPADFASAIEEKKAEWGDVQSIEQSDEDEFLATFDGGNLLTFDDDEGAQPIVGKIAETWKDQGGLDAEVGLPKAPEEKAAEGKGWTQQFDDGVISWLQDESGKFTSSVEK is encoded by the coding sequence ATGCAGAAGATGACCCGTCGCATTGCAGGTGGTTTTGCAGCCGCAACCCTATCCGTTGCCCTTGTTGCTTGCTCCGATGCTGAGGATGCAGCTAATGACGCTAAGGACAGTGCAGGCTCCGTAGCGGCAGACGCTACCGATGCTGCCGGTTCCGCAGCGGCTGAGGCTACTTCTGATAAGGACAAGGACGCAGATTCCTCCGAGTCCGAGGATGCGGCTGATTCCGAGTCTGACGATGCAGATGAAAAGGATGACGCTGATGACAAGGACGGTGCTACCAAGTCCATCGCTACCGCAAATGGTGACGTAGAAGTCCCGGCTGATTTTGCTTCCGCTATTGAAGAGAAGAAGGCCGAGTGGGGCGATGTACAGAGCATCGAACAGAGCGATGAAGACGAGTTCCTAGCTACTTTCGACGGTGGCAACCTGCTGACCTTTGACGATGACGAAGGCGCACAGCCCATCGTTGGCAAGATTGCGGAGACTTGGAAGGACCAGGGCGGCCTAGACGCTGAGGTAGGCCTGCCTAAGGCTCCTGAGGAGAAGGCTGCTGAGGGCAAGGGCTGGACCCAGCAGTTCGATGACGGCGTTATCTCTTGGCTCCAGGACGAGAGTGGCAAGTTTACCTCTTCCGTAGAGAAGTAA
- a CDS encoding LysR family transcriptional regulator substrate-binding protein — protein sequence MLRLAFATGTEPGKWFRRFEENTAHGGLYAVDADDALAPLLAGKVDVALARLPDARVDDTFHVVRLYEEAPGIAVPKDSVYAEVGEELALADVADEHLNYRLDDSGLVDVPAVRDALQVVAANVGIAIAPRPLLKVLSKKQVVPLGLNDESIPVTEIALVWRKEHDGEAIQDFVGIAKGRTARSSRQEKPKRSAREKAKAKQARRNVNNSLQKAKKGIKQSKRR from the coding sequence ATGCTGCGCTTAGCTTTTGCCACCGGCACGGAGCCTGGAAAATGGTTTCGCCGGTTTGAAGAAAACACTGCTCATGGCGGCCTATATGCGGTTGATGCGGACGATGCGTTAGCCCCGCTCTTGGCCGGAAAAGTGGATGTGGCCCTTGCGCGTCTGCCGGATGCGCGCGTTGATGACACTTTTCATGTGGTCCGCCTGTATGAGGAGGCGCCGGGCATTGCGGTGCCTAAAGACTCCGTATACGCGGAGGTGGGGGAGGAGCTCGCGCTTGCCGACGTCGCCGATGAGCACCTCAACTACCGCCTCGACGACTCCGGGCTTGTCGATGTCCCTGCGGTCCGAGACGCCCTTCAAGTAGTGGCGGCTAATGTCGGCATCGCCATCGCCCCACGCCCGCTGCTCAAGGTCCTAAGCAAGAAGCAAGTAGTGCCGCTGGGTCTTAATGATGAGTCCATTCCAGTGACTGAGATTGCCTTGGTCTGGCGCAAGGAGCATGACGGGGAGGCAATTCAGGATTTTGTAGGCATTGCCAAGGGCCGGACGGCGCGTTCCTCGCGCCAAGAAAAGCCGAAGCGTAGCGCTCGGGAAAAAGCTAAAGCTAAGCAAGCTCGCAGAAACGTTAACAATTCGTTACAAAAGGCGAAGAAGGGGATTAAGCAGAGCAAACGACGGTAG
- a CDS encoding DUF5997 family protein, with product MRAQTAAKKLGIYLPAAPDEFQNSAVSHEELRELQHNPPEWLQTLRREGPHPRPEVAHKLGISVNALKKNDMDKPLTTAEINQLLQEQPEWLQQARATMAQARGHEVKD from the coding sequence ATGCGTGCCCAAACCGCGGCGAAGAAGCTAGGCATCTACTTGCCCGCCGCACCCGACGAGTTTCAAAACAGTGCCGTTAGCCACGAAGAGCTGCGAGAATTGCAGCATAACCCACCCGAGTGGCTACAAACTCTGCGCCGCGAAGGCCCCCACCCACGGCCGGAAGTCGCCCATAAGCTGGGTATTTCCGTCAACGCGCTGAAAAAGAATGATATGGATAAACCGCTGACTACAGCGGAAATCAATCAGCTGCTCCAAGAGCAGCCGGAATGGCTCCAGCAGGCCCGCGCCACCATGGCGCAGGCCCGTGGCCATGAGGTGAAGGACTAG